Proteins from one Streptomyces sp. NBC_00390 genomic window:
- a CDS encoding GNAT family N-acetyltransferase encodes MIRTAVPADVPVIHAMVRELADYEKALDEARASEEQLREALFGERPAAFAHVAVTDEGEVAGFALWFLNFSTWRGVHGIYLEDLYVRPSLRGGGYGKALLTELARICVERGYERLEWSVLDWNTPSINFYKSLGARPQDEWTVYRLTDEALTALGGVGS; translated from the coding sequence ATGATTCGTACTGCTGTACCTGCTGATGTCCCTGTGATTCACGCGATGGTCCGTGAGCTCGCCGACTACGAGAAGGCCTTGGACGAGGCCCGGGCGAGTGAGGAGCAGCTGCGGGAGGCGTTGTTCGGGGAGCGTCCGGCGGCGTTCGCGCATGTCGCGGTGACGGACGAGGGCGAGGTGGCCGGGTTCGCGTTGTGGTTCTTGAATTTCTCGACGTGGCGCGGGGTGCACGGGATCTATCTGGAGGATCTTTATGTGCGGCCGTCGCTGCGGGGCGGCGGGTACGGGAAGGCGCTGTTGACTGAGCTGGCGCGGATCTGTGTGGAGCGCGGCTATGAGCGTCTGGAGTGGTCGGTGCTGGACTGGAACACCCCGTCGATCAACTTCTACAAGTCGCTGGGTGCGAGGCCGCAGGACGAGTGGACGGTGTACCGGTTGACCGACGAGGCGCTGACGGCTCTGGGGGGCGTCGGGTCCTAG
- a CDS encoding DoxX family protein, translated as MSVDTRTPRSGFDEQPALSMVKVHCDPAQVIVNHVSFRVQLARKQRPAPVTARLGSLAGAGPGARRRAPVVWSGRSAPGDSGATGLIQAVRNSTLSHDTFNTGATQVMPRIDLDDETVQTLERPAIDHPGGPGHRNRPLLPPMRQAVGAYDSYPSASPDPYPAADFNGPNESRPNGSRPYDSRPYAPHPYASGHTQDQEPYEEEEFEVQRPQGAPPRFGADTVRHAYYPGRRMNLGVVLLPLRVFLGFISICAGMGKLCDPVYFEGGERGSMVKWLHSLHPWGLAEPLRDFALSHPVGAGLSVAFLQIVVGVLTVLGLWQRAAAVVGALLSAALILTVTWRTVPVYDAPDIIFLAAWSPLIIAGAPVYSVDGRLAGEAWRTLGPRSELWDLRRRVLIRGSLVAAVVVGLTMLVGSMLGGAVRSTEMVTVPGPGQDPTNHLPGSPLAQESAERRRSSSGTRTDRPAPSTSGSATPEAEKSTPAKDTVRETGRVGEAPSQTQGTGRQPPTGSQPAPPPSSSSGPTSSGGTGTGGGSTGGGSTGGSGGSGGGSGGSGGSSGGQVIGGLLG; from the coding sequence ATGAGTGTGGACACCAGAACGCCCCGGTCCGGGTTCGACGAGCAGCCTGCGCTGAGCATGGTCAAGGTGCACTGCGATCCCGCGCAGGTCATCGTGAACCACGTCAGCTTCCGGGTGCAGCTCGCCCGGAAGCAGCGCCCCGCACCCGTCACCGCACGCCTCGGCTCCCTCGCCGGAGCAGGCCCGGGCGCACGGCGCAGGGCACCCGTCGTATGGAGCGGCAGGTCGGCCCCGGGGGACTCCGGCGCGACCGGCCTGATCCAGGCCGTACGCAACTCCACCCTGTCACACGACACCTTCAACACGGGCGCGACGCAGGTCATGCCGCGGATCGACCTCGACGACGAGACCGTGCAGACCCTCGAGCGGCCCGCGATCGACCACCCCGGCGGCCCCGGTCACCGCAACCGCCCGTTGCTGCCTCCGATGCGGCAGGCGGTCGGCGCCTACGACTCCTACCCCTCCGCCTCGCCCGACCCGTACCCCGCCGCCGACTTCAACGGCCCGAACGAGTCCCGCCCGAACGGCTCACGTCCGTACGACTCACGCCCGTACGCCCCGCACCCGTACGCCTCCGGCCACACACAGGACCAGGAGCCCTACGAGGAAGAGGAGTTCGAGGTCCAGCGCCCGCAAGGCGCCCCACCCCGCTTCGGCGCCGACACCGTACGGCACGCCTACTACCCCGGCCGCCGCATGAACCTCGGCGTCGTACTGCTGCCGCTGCGCGTGTTCCTCGGCTTCATCTCCATCTGCGCCGGCATGGGCAAACTCTGCGACCCCGTCTACTTCGAGGGCGGTGAACGCGGCTCGATGGTCAAGTGGCTCCACTCGCTCCACCCCTGGGGCCTCGCCGAACCACTGCGCGACTTCGCCCTCTCCCACCCCGTCGGCGCGGGCCTGAGCGTCGCCTTCCTCCAGATCGTCGTCGGCGTCCTCACCGTCCTCGGCCTGTGGCAGCGCGCCGCCGCCGTCGTCGGCGCCCTGCTGTCCGCCGCGCTCATCCTGACCGTCACCTGGCGGACCGTCCCCGTCTACGACGCGCCCGACATCATCTTCCTCGCCGCCTGGTCCCCGCTGATCATCGCGGGCGCACCCGTCTACTCCGTGGACGGCCGCCTCGCCGGCGAAGCCTGGCGCACCCTCGGCCCCCGCTCCGAACTGTGGGACCTGCGACGCCGCGTCCTGATCCGCGGCAGCCTGGTCGCCGCCGTGGTCGTCGGCCTCACCATGCTCGTCGGCTCCATGCTCGGCGGCGCCGTACGCTCCACCGAGATGGTCACCGTGCCGGGACCCGGCCAGGACCCGACCAACCACCTGCCCGGATCGCCGCTCGCGCAGGAGTCCGCAGAGCGCAGGCGCAGCTCCTCGGGCACCCGCACGGACAGGCCGGCGCCGTCCACGAGCGGCTCCGCCACACCCGAGGCCGAGAAGTCCACGCCCGCCAAGGACACCGTCCGTGAGACCGGCCGGGTCGGCGAAGCGCCCAGCCAGACACAGGGCACCGGCCGACAGCCGCCCACCGGCTCCCAGCCGGCCCCGCCGCCGTCCAGCAGCTCCGGGCCCACCTCGAGCGGCGGCACCGGCACAGGCGGCGGCAGCACCGGCGGGGGCTCCACCGGCGGCTCAGGCGGCTCGGGAGGCGGGTCCGGCGGCAGCGGCGGCTCGTCCGGCGGGCAGGTCATCGGCGGCCTGCTGGGCTGA
- a CDS encoding nucleotidyltransferase family protein codes for MQTPTYPTQAVVLAGGQGSRLRPYTDDRPKPMVEIPGTGTPIIGHQLAWLAAEGVTDAVVSCGHLAEVLQEWLENAELPLRVTTVVETEPLGRGGGLKYAAARLPHPDQPWYATNGDIWTRFSLREMAAFHTERDAVATLALARPRIPWGAVETDAFGHITDFIESPPSPYLINAGVYVFSAAFVELLPDVGDHERTTFPHLARERQLAGFPLPQGAYWRAIDTAKDLTEAAKELASQVR; via the coding sequence ATGCAAACGCCTACGTATCCGACGCAGGCCGTGGTCCTGGCCGGCGGCCAGGGCTCGCGGCTTCGCCCGTACACCGACGACCGCCCCAAGCCGATGGTGGAGATCCCGGGTACGGGGACCCCGATCATCGGGCATCAGCTGGCCTGGCTCGCCGCCGAGGGCGTCACGGACGCCGTCGTGTCCTGCGGTCATCTCGCCGAGGTTCTCCAGGAGTGGCTGGAGAACGCCGAACTCCCGCTGCGCGTCACGACGGTCGTGGAGACCGAGCCGCTGGGCCGCGGTGGCGGCCTGAAGTACGCCGCGGCCCGTCTGCCACATCCCGACCAGCCCTGGTACGCCACCAACGGCGACATCTGGACGCGCTTCTCGTTGCGCGAGATGGCCGCGTTCCATACGGAGCGGGATGCCGTCGCGACGCTGGCGCTGGCCCGTCCGCGTATCCCGTGGGGTGCCGTGGAGACGGACGCTTTCGGGCACATCACGGACTTCATCGAGTCCCCGCCGTCGCCCTATCTGATCAACGCGGGTGTGTACGTGTTCTCGGCGGCGTTCGTCGAGCTGCTGCCGGACGTCGGTGACCATGAGCGCACCACGTTCCCGCATCTGGCGCGTGAGCGGCAGCTGGCGGGCTTTCCGCTGCCGCAGGGGGCGTACTGGCGGGCGATCGACACGGCGAAGGATCTGACCGAGGCCGCCAAGGAGCTTGCTTCTCAGGTGCGTTGA
- a CDS encoding NAD(P)/FAD-dependent oxidoreductase: MNTVNGGISFWYAQDGTPLPREPLPGDTTADVCIVGGGYTGLWTAYYLKKAVPFLNITLLEAKFCGYGASGRNGGWLYNGIAGRDRYARLHGHDAAVRLQQAMNDTVDEVIRTTGEENIDADIHHGGVLEIAHTPAQLARLKAFHSVEIAFGEKDRVLFGARETAERIRVTGAIASTWTPHGARLHPVKLVKGLAAAAEALGVTIHESTPVTEIKPKHAVTPYGTVRAPYILRCTEGFTASLKGQHRTWLPMNSSMIVTEPLPPSTWNTIGWDGRETLGDMAHAYMYAQRTADNRIAIGGRGIPYRYGSRTDNDGRTQPATVEALRDILVRFFPTTAGARIDHAWSGVLGVPRDWCATVTLDRATGLGWAGGYVGSGVATANLAARTLRDLIQQDSGQSGPTDLTALPWVNHKVRTWEPEPLRWLGVRSLYAAYRKADHQESTTCTPTTSRLATLADKIAGRR, encoded by the coding sequence ATGAACACCGTCAACGGCGGCATATCGTTCTGGTACGCACAGGACGGCACCCCCCTCCCCCGCGAACCCCTACCAGGCGACACCACCGCCGACGTCTGCATCGTGGGCGGCGGCTACACCGGCCTGTGGACCGCTTACTACCTCAAAAAAGCCGTCCCCTTCCTCAACATCACCCTCCTGGAAGCCAAGTTCTGCGGCTACGGCGCCTCCGGCCGCAACGGCGGCTGGCTCTACAACGGCATCGCGGGACGCGACCGCTACGCCCGACTCCACGGCCACGACGCCGCCGTCCGCCTCCAGCAGGCCATGAACGACACCGTCGACGAAGTCATACGCACCACCGGCGAAGAGAACATCGACGCCGACATCCACCACGGCGGCGTCCTCGAAATCGCCCACACCCCCGCCCAACTCGCCCGCCTCAAAGCCTTCCACTCCGTCGAGATCGCCTTCGGCGAGAAGGACCGCGTCCTGTTCGGCGCCCGCGAGACCGCCGAACGCATCCGCGTCACCGGCGCCATCGCCTCCACCTGGACCCCCCACGGCGCCCGGCTCCACCCCGTAAAACTCGTCAAAGGCCTCGCAGCAGCCGCAGAAGCCCTCGGCGTCACCATCCACGAGTCGACACCCGTCACGGAGATCAAACCCAAGCACGCCGTCACCCCCTACGGCACAGTCCGCGCCCCCTACATCCTGCGCTGCACCGAAGGCTTCACCGCCTCCCTCAAGGGCCAGCACCGCACCTGGCTCCCCATGAACTCCTCCATGATCGTCACCGAGCCCCTCCCCCCGTCCACCTGGAACACCATCGGCTGGGACGGCCGCGAAACCCTCGGCGACATGGCCCACGCCTACATGTACGCCCAGCGCACCGCCGACAACCGCATCGCAATCGGCGGCCGCGGCATCCCCTACCGTTACGGCTCCAGGACCGACAACGACGGCCGCACCCAGCCCGCCACCGTCGAAGCCCTGCGCGACATCCTCGTCCGCTTCTTCCCCACCACCGCCGGCGCCCGCATCGACCACGCCTGGTCCGGCGTCCTCGGCGTCCCCCGCGACTGGTGCGCCACCGTCACCCTCGACCGCGCCACCGGCCTCGGCTGGGCAGGCGGCTACGTCGGCTCCGGCGTGGCCACCGCCAACCTCGCGGCCCGCACCCTGCGCGACCTGATCCAGCAGGACTCGGGCCAGTCGGGCCCCACCGACCTCACGGCCCTCCCCTGGGTCAACCACAAGGTCCGCACCTGGGAACCGGAACCCCTGCGCTGGCTCGGCGTCCGCAGCCTCTACGCGGCCTACCGCAAGGCCGACCACCAGGAATCCACCACCTGCACCCCCACCACGTCCCGCCTCGCCACGCTGGCGGACAAGATCGCGGGCCGCCGCTGA
- a CDS encoding ABC transporter ATP-binding protein: MATVTFDKATRIYPGSDKPAVDQLQIEIEDGEFLVLVGPSGCGKSTSLRMLAGLEDVNGGSIRIGDRDVTHLPPKDRDIAMVFQNYALYPHMSVADNMGFALKIAGVNKGEIRKKVEEAAKILDLTDYLDRKPKALSGGQRQRVAMGRAIVREPQVFLMDEPLSNLDAKLRVSTRTQIASLQRRLGITTVYVTHDQVEAMTMGDRVAVLKDGLLQQVDSPRNMYDRPANLFVAGFIGSPAMNLVEVPITDGGVKFGNSVVPVSREALSAAADRGDTTVTVGVRPEHFDVVELGGSAAGSLSKDTEDAPAGLAVSVNVVEELGADGYVYGSAQVGGEHKDLVVRVGGRSVPAKGSELHVVPRPGEMHVFATSTGERLSD; this comes from the coding sequence ATGGCCACTGTCACGTTCGACAAGGCGACCCGGATCTACCCGGGCTCCGACAAGCCCGCCGTCGACCAGCTCCAGATCGAGATCGAGGACGGAGAGTTCCTCGTACTGGTCGGGCCCTCCGGCTGCGGAAAGTCCACGTCCCTGCGCATGCTCGCGGGCCTCGAGGACGTCAACGGCGGATCCATCCGCATCGGTGACCGCGACGTCACCCACCTGCCGCCCAAGGACCGGGACATCGCGATGGTGTTCCAGAACTACGCGCTGTACCCGCACATGAGCGTCGCCGACAACATGGGCTTCGCCCTGAAGATCGCCGGCGTCAACAAGGGCGAGATCCGCAAGAAGGTCGAAGAGGCCGCCAAGATCCTCGACCTGACCGACTACCTGGACCGCAAGCCCAAGGCCCTCTCCGGCGGTCAGCGTCAGCGCGTCGCCATGGGCCGCGCCATCGTGCGTGAGCCGCAGGTCTTCCTCATGGACGAGCCGCTGTCGAACCTCGACGCCAAGCTCCGCGTGTCGACCCGTACGCAGATCGCGTCGCTCCAGCGCCGTCTCGGCATCACGACCGTCTACGTCACCCACGACCAGGTCGAGGCCATGACCATGGGTGACCGTGTGGCCGTGCTCAAGGACGGTCTGCTGCAGCAGGTCGACTCGCCGCGCAACATGTACGACCGTCCCGCCAACCTCTTCGTCGCCGGCTTCATCGGCTCCCCGGCCATGAACCTCGTCGAGGTGCCGATCACCGACGGTGGTGTGAAGTTCGGCAACAGCGTCGTCCCCGTCTCCCGTGAGGCCCTGTCCGCCGCGGCGGACCGCGGCGACACGACCGTGACGGTCGGCGTCCGCCCCGAGCACTTCGATGTCGTCGAGCTCGGCGGTTCGGCCGCGGGCTCGCTGTCGAAGGACACCGAGGACGCTCCGGCCGGCCTCGCCGTCTCGGTGAACGTCGTCGAGGAGCTCGGCGCCGACGGTTACGTGTACGGCTCCGCCCAGGTCGGCGGTGAGCACAAGGACCTCGTGGTCCGTGTCGGCGGCCGTTCCGTGCCGGCCAAGGGCAGCGAGCTGCACGTCGTGCCGCGGCCGGGAGAGATGCACGTCTTCGCGACCTCGACGGGCGAGCGCCTCAGCGACTGA
- a CDS encoding zinc-binding dehydrogenase produces the protein MHAIRLHAFGPAENLTYETTDDPEPGPGQVRIAVAAAGVHLLDTSLRQGAQGPFPTPTPLPTIPGREVAGTVDRTGEGTDKNWLGKRVVAHLGTAPGGYAELAVTDADRLHTVPDPLDEAEAVAMIGTGRTALGILQYTDLGPDDIAVVPAAAGGIGTLLVQYAKHAGATVIGLAGGPEKTTRVQANGADLAIDYTLPHWPDQVRAHLGDRTATVVYDSVGGTPGRAAVDLLGKGGRHIVFGWSGEGILADAPLTFTDKELTERGITSESVLGPAMLKKAGGLRALETRSLAEAAAGRLRPAVHRFPLADAAAAHHALETRGTIGKVVLIP, from the coding sequence ATGCACGCCATCCGCCTCCACGCCTTCGGCCCCGCGGAAAACCTCACCTACGAAACGACCGACGACCCCGAACCCGGCCCTGGCCAAGTACGGATCGCCGTCGCCGCAGCCGGCGTCCACCTCCTCGACACCTCACTGCGCCAAGGCGCGCAAGGCCCCTTCCCCACCCCCACCCCCCTGCCCACCATCCCCGGCCGCGAAGTCGCCGGCACCGTGGACCGCACAGGCGAAGGCACCGACAAGAACTGGCTCGGCAAACGCGTCGTCGCCCACCTCGGCACCGCCCCCGGAGGCTACGCCGAACTCGCCGTCACCGACGCCGACCGACTCCACACCGTCCCCGACCCCCTCGACGAAGCCGAAGCCGTCGCCATGATCGGCACCGGCCGCACCGCACTCGGCATCCTCCAGTACACCGACCTCGGCCCCGACGACATCGCCGTCGTCCCCGCCGCCGCCGGCGGCATCGGCACACTCCTCGTCCAGTACGCCAAGCACGCCGGCGCCACCGTCATCGGCCTCGCCGGCGGCCCCGAAAAAACCACCCGCGTCCAGGCCAACGGCGCCGACCTCGCCATCGACTACACACTCCCCCACTGGCCCGACCAGGTCCGCGCCCACCTCGGCGACCGCACCGCCACCGTCGTCTACGACTCCGTCGGCGGCACCCCCGGCCGCGCCGCCGTCGACCTCCTCGGCAAGGGCGGCCGGCACATCGTCTTCGGCTGGTCCGGCGAAGGCATCCTCGCCGACGCGCCCCTCACCTTCACCGACAAGGAACTCACCGAACGCGGCATCACCTCCGAGAGCGTCCTCGGCCCGGCCATGCTCAAGAAAGCAGGCGGCCTGCGCGCCCTCGAAACCCGCTCTCTCGCCGAAGCCGCCGCCGGCCGGCTCCGCCCCGCCGTCCACCGCTTCCCCCTCGCCGACGCCGCGGCAGCCCACCACGCACTCGAGACCCGCGGCACCATCGGCAAGGTCGTCCTGATCCCCTAG